The Mycolicibacterium flavescens genomic interval ACCTCGACCTCTACGACACCTCCGGTCCGTATACCGACCCGACGGCGACCCTCGACCTGCAGGCGGGCTTGCCCGCGCGCCCGGGCGTGGTGCGCGACCGCGGAACGCAGCTGCAGCGGGCCCGTGCCGGCGAGATCACCGCCGAGATGGCGTTCATCGCCGCCCGCGAGCGAGTCCCTGTCGAGCTGGTCCGCGACGAGGTCGCGGCGGGCAGGGCCGTCATACCCGCGAACCACAATCACCCCGAGACCGAGCCGATGATCATCGGCAAGGCGTTCGCGGTGAAAGTCAATGCCAACATCGGCAATTCGGCGGTGACCAGTTCGATCGCCGAAGAGGTCGACAAGATGGTGTGGGCCACCCGCTGGGGCGCCGACACGATCATGGACCTGTCCACCGGCCGCGACATCCACACGACTCGGGAGTGGATCCTGCGCAACTCCCCGGTGCCGGTCGGCACGGTTCCGATCTACCAGGCCCTGGAGAAAGTCAACGGCGACCCGGCCGCTCTGACGTGGGAACTGTACCGCGACACCGTGATCGAACAGTGCGAACAGGGCGTGGACTACATGACCGTGCACGCCGGCGTGCTACTGCGTTACGTTCCGCTGACGGCCAAGCGTGTCACCGGAATCGTCAGTCGCGGCGGTTCCATCATGGCCGCATGGTGCCTGGCACACCACCGGGAATCGTTCCTGTACACCCACTTCGATGAGCTGTGCCAGATCCTGCAGCGCTACGACGTGACGTTCTCACTCGGCGACGGCCTGCGGCCCGGCTCGATCGCCGACGCCAACGACGCCGCCCAGTTCGCCGAGCTGCGTACGCTCGGCGAGCTCACCAAGATCGCGAAATCGCATGGTGTACAGGTGATGATCGAGGGTCCCGGCCATGTGCCGATGCACAAGATCGTCGAGAACGTCCGGCTCGAGGAGGAGTGGTGCGAGGAGGCGCCGTTCTACACGCTGGGCCCGCTGGCGACCGACATCGCACCGGCCTATGACCACATCACCAGCGCCATCGGCGCCGCGATCATCGCGCAGGCCGGCACCGCCATGCTCTGTTACGTGACGCCGAAGGAACACCTCGGCCTACCCGACCGCAAAGACGTCAAGGATGGCGTCATCGCCTACAAGATCGCCGCGCACGCCGCTGATCTCGCCAAGGGCCACCCCCACGCTCAGGAACGCGACGACGCGCTGTCCCGCGCACGCTTCGAGTTCCGCTGGCACGACCAGTTCGCACTGTCGCTGGATCCCGACACCGCCCGCGCGTTCCACGACGAGACGCTGCCCGCCGAACCGGCCAAAACCGCACACTTCTGCTCGATGTGCGGGCCGAAGTTCTGTTCCATGCGCATCACGCAGGACGTCCGCGACTATGCTGCCAAGCACGGGCTCGACAGCGAGGAGGCGATCGAAGCCGCGATGGAGATGGGGATGGCCGAGAAGTCACGCGAATTCGCCGAACACGGCAACCGCGTGTACCTGCCGCTGGCATGACCTACCTACCACTGCCGCCGCCCCGTACCACCCCGGTGCGGGTGATGACGATCGCCGGATCCGATTCTGGCGGAGGCGCGGGAATCCAGGCCGACATGCGCACGTTCGCTCTGCTCGGGGTTCACGGCCTGGTTGCGGTCACCGCCGTCACCGTTCAGAACTCGGTCGGGGTCAAGGGTTTTCACGAGATTCCCCTCGACGTCATCGCAGGACAGATCGAAGCCGTGACCTCCGACATCGGCGTGCAGGCAGCCAAGACGGGGATGCTGGCGTCATCGGAGATCATCGACACCGTCGCCGAAACCTGGCGCGCACAGGGCATGGCCGGTTCGGTGCCTTTGGTCGTCGACCCTGTGTGCGCCTCCATGCACGGTGATCCCCTTTTGCATCCCAGTGCGCTGGATTCACTGCGGGCACAACTGTTCCCGTTGGCGACACTGGTGACACCGAACCTCGACGAGGTGCGCCTGCTCACCGACATCGAGGTCATCGACCCCTCATCCCAGCGGGAGGCGGCCCGCGCACTGCACGCACTCGGACCGCAGTGGGCACTGGTCAAGGGAGGCCACCTGCGAGCGTCGGCGCAGAGCCCCGATCTGCTGTTCGGCGGCACCGAGTTCCACGAATTCGACGCCACGCGCATCGACACCGGCCACGACCACGGCGCCGGTGACACGTTGGCCGCAGCCATCGCCAGCGCGCTGGCACACGGCTATTCGGTACCCGACGCCGTCGCGTTCGGTAAACGCTGGGTCACCGAATGTCTGCGTGCCGCTTACCCGTTGGGACGCGGTCACGGCCCGGTGTCGGCGCTGTTCAGGCTCACCGAGTGAACCTCGAACCGATCGCGGGTGTCGCCCACGAACCCGACGCCGACCCCGCCGGTGTCGTCGTCCTCACCCACGGCGCCGGCGGCAGCAGGGAAGCACCGCTACTCAAGAGGCTCTGTGACGAGTGGGCCGGACGCGGTTGGCTTGCGGTGCGCTACAACCTGCCCTACCGGCGCCGCCGGCCCAAGGGCCCGCCGTCTGGATCCGCCAAGGTCGACCAGGAGGGAGTGATCGAGGCCATCGACGTCGCCCGCACGCTCGCCGACGGCCCCGTCATCGCGGGCGGGCACTCCTACGGCGGGCGGATGACATCGATGGCGGTGGCCGACGGAGCAGCCCACATCGACGTTCTGACACTGTTCTCGTATCCACTTCATCCGCCCGGAAAGCCCGAACGCGCACGCACCGAACATCTTCCGCGCATCACGGTACCCACGGTGTTCACGCACGGCACCGCCGACCCGTTCGGATCGATCGACGAACTCCGGTCCGCCGCCGCCCTGATCGGCGCACCCGCCGAGGTCGTCGAGATCACCGGCGCCCGCCACGATCTGGTCTCCAAGACACTCAATGTGCCTGCGCTGGCTGTGGATGCGGCAT includes:
- the thiD gene encoding phosphomethylpyrimidine kinase; this translates as MTYLPLPPPRTTPVRVMTIAGSDSGGGAGIQADMRTFALLGVHGLVAVTAVTVQNSVGVKGFHEIPLDVIAGQIEAVTSDIGVQAAKTGMLASSEIIDTVAETWRAQGMAGSVPLVVDPVCASMHGDPLLHPSALDSLRAQLFPLATLVTPNLDEVRLLTDIEVIDPSSQREAARALHALGPQWALVKGGHLRASAQSPDLLFGGTEFHEFDATRIDTGHDHGAGDTLAAAIASALAHGYSVPDAVAFGKRWVTECLRAAYPLGRGHGPVSALFRLTE
- a CDS encoding alpha/beta hydrolase superfamily enzyme, predicted hydrolase encodes the protein MNLEPIAGVAHEPDADPAGVVVLTHGAGGSREAPLLKRLCDEWAGRGWLAVRYNLPYRRRRPKGPPSGSAKVDQEGVIEAIDVARTLADGPVIAGGHSYGGRMTSMAVADGAAHIDVLTLFSYPLHPPGKPERARTEHLPRITVPTVFTHGTADPFGSIDELRSAAALIGAPAEVVEITGARHDLVSKTLNVPALAVDAALRLSGAS